The Alkalihalophilus pseudofirmus nucleotide sequence ATCATATTTGTCTCCTTTTCTCCGAATAATTCTACCTGTTTTTTCTGAAATTACATTTTCGTTATACACTGGCCACTGTTGTCCTGTGTTTACTTCCCAATCTTTGATAACTTTGTTTTTTACTCTATCAAAAACTACCCTGTGCTTTGCTGTTTCAACTGGAGACATTTTTTTATATTCTTTATTTCTTAAAGCAGCCTTCAAATTCTCTATTTGATTTTTGGGTAATTCCCTTCCTGTTCTGCCTTCCATATCTCTTATATAATTTTTTATTGTCTGAGAATCTACCCTTTTACCACTCCGTACCCCAGCTCCTTGCTCTACCTTAATCAAGTTCGCTTGGTTCATCTCACCTAGCTGGTTTCTCATCCCGTTTGTATTGATGACGTTATGTGGGATTCCAGCTAGGGCTGGTTGTAAGCCTGCGTTTGGTGTCATTTGCTGAACCGCTGCTCCGGCTCTGTTCATTGACTGCTGGATTAGCTCTCGTATGTGGGTGAGTCCTCTTGCATTTGTCGCTGCAGTTGTGGCTTGATTTAACCTATTTTGTGCGGCTAGTTGTAATTGTAATTGATGTTGGGATGAATAACCAGGCTTGCCTCCTAGCTGACCTAGACGACTGGCTTGTGAAACTTTGCTTAATCCTTTATCACCAAGAATTGACCCGCCTATGATGGCTGATGCATAGCCGATCCATTCTCCTCTAGTTGATGCCGTTCCGTTTATCACATTCTCATCAAACGAGATCCATAAATCGTGACCGATATCAAGGAGTAGGCTTGGATCATCTGCTACATCGGTAATAAAATCAACGGTTTCATTCAGCACTTCCACCGGCTCTGTCACTAGACGCTTAATCCCATCTACTGTATCTGTGAAAGCCTTCGCAATCCCCTGCCATGCCCCTTTAAAAAATCCGCCGGTGTCTTCAGCTTCTGCGGTGGCATTTGCTGCTGCAACAGGCTTCGCACAGGAAGGATTATACCATTGGTCAAAGGTAATAGGATCCTGCCAATTCGTATGTAAGGAGTTTAGCTGATTCGTATGTAGCAAGTTAGGCGCCATATTCCTTTGAGACAGCTTATTCATTAAAAGCATATGGGAGGAATGATTGATCATCAGATTGATCGACCCTTGGTTTAGCCCTGCTCCTCCCTTAAACATTGCCTGAATCTCCTTAATATAGGATTGCATCATATGGGTATCAGTTTCAACAGGGCTTAGTGCTGCCGCCTGCTCATAATCAAATAGATGCAGCTGCTCTAGCGTTTGGTCTTTTTCTTGCTTGGCTTTTTGTACATATTGCCTGACTTCATCGTCTTGCAGCGGCTTTAGGTAGACGATATCTTGTACCTTTTGCATGGTCGCATTCGTTTGGTTGGTGAGTGCGGTTGTGACGAGCTCAACCTGCTTTAGGCCGTTTTCGACTTCTTGTTCAAGGAAACTCTCTTGAATTCTACCGTTTGATGCTGGTTCAAGTGCTTGCAGCGAGGACTTCATTTGCATAAGAAGCTGCTCATATTGTGCGAGGGTCCCGGTTAAGTATTGGATAAACGGAAGATGGCATTCCTGATAGAAACGCCGAATGGCCGTCCCTCCCTCTCCTTTTAAGGAGTCACTTAAACGGACGATACCCATTACGGATGTTTCAATTTGTTTAAGCTGTTCTTGTTGATGTTCGATCTTTGTTTTTATTTCATCTATACCACTATGTAAGCCAGGCACGTCTAATGTTTTCATACATCACCTCTATTAAGCCAAAAAGGAATACTTTACCTATTATCTTAGTACATTCGACATCTGGATAAAATAGGAATATATGAGGATATTGGTAGAACGAGTTGTTTTGAAACTATTCTGCTGCTTCATCAGTGAAGCAGAAGACATTATGGATGTTATTATGTTATTGTATTTTTTAACAAGATTAGGAGGTTTTGTATGCTCAAGCAAGCGATGAGATTTTCATTTATGTACTTTGTAATCATGAGCTTGGTTCAATATTTTCTAGATAAAGAAATGAGATGGATCGAGAATCTAACGATTGGATTCATCGTATTTATTCTTATGTCATTTATAAACTGGTGCAGGGTCCCTTACAATTGGGATAAAAAGAATTAATGAATCAATTTCTTTGTATTGATAAAGAGCAGGTGCTCTCTTTTATCTTCTGTGAATAGGATAGATAAACTTAAGATCGAGCGAGGTGGCTTATGACCCGTAATAAGAAGTTGTTTTTACTCGTCATCTGTTTGGTTGTAATTGGCTGTGTGATAGGCTTTTTCGTAAATCAACAGCTAAAAGATAATCGGTTAGTCTATATCTCTCATACCTTTGGAGTTTTCTACGTGGAGGAAAAAGATTTCTATATTGAACCAGGTGAGTACATGGAGATGTGGGTTATTGGCTATAATGATGTAGAAGAAGATCTAGAAAGTCGTGAAGAATTCAAAGTGTATATAAAAGATGCTAACGTTTACAATTTGATTGAAACAGACCAAAGCTATCTAATTAGCATTTCTTCCTTAAGTGAACCTGGTCAAGAGCGTTATTATTTAAACCAAATCCAAACGGGGAATGGGGAGCAGTTAAGAGGCGAGGGCGAGTAATGACGGATTTGTTCAACAAAGGACAACTTACTTTTAAGAGCTTTATTTTGTATCCGCTCCCTTTACTCTTATAGCTAAGATAATCATACTGATGATGATACCTACGCTTAAATCTACTTATCCAAACAAACGAAAGCCTGTAAAAATACTGATATTAGTTTTTATTGATGCATATGTCAACACGTCCAACAGTTTTTGAGTAAGGGCTGCTTCCTGTTTCCATTCCTTACTGATAAGGACACTTCCTTAATAAACAAGCCATTTTCAAAACAGCACTACCCTCTTCTATTTGTATCCATTCCAATACTATATATAAACTTCATACCCATTACTTATAAAATATTACCCCTCCTTATAGGGGAGTAAATCGTTTGAATTAACTAAAGCCAAAATAGACATCCTTCTTTAGAAACTTTATAGAAACACCATTATTTTGAAGGTGAATAGATATTGAACTTACCATTGACCTGGAACCAGCAATAAAATACCTTCCGTTGTTCTTATGAATAGTAGTAAACTTATCAATCTCTTCTTGACGGAGCTCATTTCTTTTTGAAAGGTAATGTACGCTATTAGAAGTGTTTTTAGCAATCTCCATCTTTTTTAAAATATAAATGTATAAGCTCGGTCTCTTTCTTTATATTGTACTAACAATAATAAATCCCTCTTTTTAGTACTGGTAGTATGTCATGGAAATATCTACTTTCTATTCCTCCATTTAGATAGTTATTCTTGCTTAAAGCTTTGTAAGTTTGCCTTAGCGAATTCTTCAAAAGTACGAGGTTTTCTACCTGTCAATGCCAAAAAATCCTTGGTAACTGCTTTTGCTGTTCCCATTCTCGTCATAAAATAGAGTGCTACCGTCACATCTACATACTCCTTATCCAGGCTTCTCTTTTGTATATAATACTTTCTATATTTAAGGAATCCCGGTTTAGCATACGTAATGCTTCTACCTGTCACTTTACTTAATATTTCTGCAACCTGGTAATAGCTTAAAGCTTCTCTGCCTGTAATGGTGTGGGCTGTATTCTTATATTTTTTAGGATTCGTTAGTATGGTTGCTATTGCAAGCCCAATATCCTCCCCATCAATAAAACTCGCTTTACTGTTTCCTGCAGGAATAAATATTTGCTTTAACTCTCTTATTTCTTTAGCATGAATACCCGATAAATTCTGCATAAAAAAACCTGGGCGTATATGGGCATATGGAATCTCAGATTGTTCAATATACTTTTCTATCTTATGATGCGGTGGAATTGGATTTTTCTCCACTCCCATAAGAGATAGAAATGAAACCAGCTTAATTTGATTAGCTTTCATAGCATCAATGAAAGGGTATAAATCCTCCGGTTAACCTAAATGTGGCGGTCTCATTAGGATTACCCTATCGATCTCTTCAAGAGCTGCGTTAAAAGTTTCTTTCTTGGAAAGATCAAAGAACACTGGATCTACTTTCTCAACAAACATATCTTGCAATCTTTTGACATTTGTTCCTGCAGCAACGACTTGTTCTCCCATTTTCAATAAATTTTTTGTGACAAATGTACCAACAT carries:
- a CDS encoding NmrA family NAD(P)-binding protein, yielding MKANQIKLVSFLSLMGVEKNPIPPHHKIEKYIEQSEIPYAHIRPGFFMQNLSGIHAKEIRELKQIFIPAGNSKASFIDGEDIGLAIATILTNPKKYKNTAHTITGREALSYYQVAEILSKVTGRSITYAKPGFLKYRKYYIQKRSLDKEYVDVTVALYFMTRMGTAKAVTKDFLALTGRKPRTFEEFAKANLQSFKQE
- a CDS encoding SDR family oxidoreductase; this translates as MRVLVVGASGNVGTFVTKNLLKMGEQVVAAGTNVKRLQDMFVEKVDPVFFDLSKKETFNAALEEIDRVILMRPPHLG